The following are from one region of the Desulfonatronum thiosulfatophilum genome:
- the mreC gene encoding rod shape-determining protein MreC — protein sequence MSWVAWPLQWTRTQYRTIWEKYIDLGEVRQENERLWLKVTDLYLQLSRLHEEAAEISRLRALYEFQPPEDWTLVGGRVVAQRFGPHAVVESLLVDKGSRAEVRDGTPVITPLGVVGRVLRSSPNLSNVLLINDPNSKVAIMGRDYRTQGILVGQGPQNSLSMQYVPLNDLLEEGEILITSGMDGVFPKGLPVARVEHIDRPSTSLFQIVQAVPLVDLRNLEEVFLVLNISRFVEE from the coding sequence GTGTCCTGGGTCGCTTGGCCTCTGCAGTGGACCCGGACGCAGTACCGTACCATATGGGAGAAATATATCGATCTGGGTGAAGTGCGCCAGGAAAATGAGCGGCTCTGGCTCAAGGTGACGGATCTTTACCTGCAGCTGTCCAGACTGCATGAGGAGGCCGCGGAGATCTCCAGGCTCCGCGCCTTGTATGAATTTCAGCCGCCGGAAGACTGGACGTTGGTGGGGGGGCGCGTCGTGGCCCAGCGCTTCGGCCCCCATGCCGTGGTGGAATCCTTGCTGGTGGACAAGGGTTCACGGGCTGAAGTTCGTGACGGTACCCCCGTCATCACCCCCCTGGGAGTCGTCGGGCGGGTGTTGCGCAGTTCACCGAACCTGTCCAATGTGCTGCTGATCAATGATCCCAACAGCAAGGTAGCCATCATGGGCCGTGATTACCGGACCCAGGGCATATTGGTTGGGCAGGGCCCCCAGAACAGCTTGTCCATGCAGTACGTCCCCTTGAACGACCTGCTCGAAGAAGGGGAAATACTGATTACCTCCGGAATGGACGGCGTCTTTCCCAAGGGCCTGCCCGTGGCCAGGGTCGAACATATCGACCGGCCCAGCACGTCATTGTTCCAAATTGTTCAGGCCGTTCCGCTGGTTGATCTTCGGAATTTGGAGGAAGTGTTCCTCGTGTTGAACATATCCCGATTCGTTGAAGAATGA
- the mrdA gene encoding penicillin-binding protein 2 gives MNLSRDADQQFPRNGLLFLQLLVLGLFLIFILRFWYLQLHKGQDFADRAENNRIRHQLVYAPRGLIRDRNGTLLSVNEPAYALAIVREDSRDIPEVLRQVAIWLDMDPESIRETFEKGRLRIRRFEPQILVHSLTFEQLATIEANTLVWPELKIITKPRRTYLDGPLLAHVIGYVAEANEQEMNADPELNLGDSIGKKGMEFTMESVLRGKKGLRQMDVDAAGRQLGTTLLTPPQAGNDIRLSIDLELQRYVDAQMGDHVGSVIVLEADTGQILALVSKPAFDNNLFVTSLSHADWAVLRDNPAHPLQNRAIQSAYPPGSVFKLVIAGAALTERTAVPSDRVFCSGGLRLGNRLFRCWERRGHGWMDMNRGLVQSCDTYFYTLGDKLGVDRMHPYSVQSGFGVRTGIDLPHESSGLVPSREWKRRRFNEPWHRGENFNMSIGQGFMLTTPIQVARYNAALINGGKLLKPQLLADADPEVQSELPLQASHRDFLVQTMVNTVEDGRGTARRISRPDVRLGAKTGTAQVVRLMAEYEKAKLQDIPYHLRDHAWMTSFGQKDGRSYVIVAMIEHGGGGGSTAGPIIKTIYDYLFPKDQFHDAG, from the coding sequence ATGAATCTCTCTCGTGACGCCGACCAGCAATTTCCCAGAAATGGATTGCTGTTTTTGCAGCTGTTGGTTCTGGGGCTGTTTCTGATCTTTATTTTGCGTTTCTGGTACCTGCAGTTGCACAAGGGTCAGGATTTCGCGGACAGAGCGGAAAACAATCGCATCCGGCATCAGCTCGTCTATGCTCCGCGCGGATTGATTAGGGATCGGAACGGGACATTGCTGTCGGTCAATGAGCCGGCCTATGCTCTGGCCATCGTGCGAGAGGACTCCCGGGACATACCTGAAGTCCTCCGCCAGGTAGCGATCTGGCTGGACATGGATCCTGAATCGATCCGCGAAACTTTTGAAAAAGGCCGCCTCAGAATCCGGCGATTTGAGCCGCAAATCCTGGTTCACTCCCTGACATTTGAGCAATTGGCTACGATTGAGGCCAATACGCTGGTCTGGCCGGAGCTGAAGATCATTACCAAACCCAGACGAACCTACCTGGACGGCCCGCTTCTGGCCCATGTCATCGGTTATGTGGCGGAAGCCAACGAACAGGAAATGAATGCCGATCCCGAGTTGAACCTGGGCGACAGCATTGGAAAGAAGGGCATGGAATTCACCATGGAAAGCGTCTTGCGCGGAAAAAAAGGCTTGCGCCAGATGGACGTGGACGCTGCCGGCCGTCAGCTCGGGACGACCTTGTTGACCCCTCCCCAAGCTGGAAACGACATTCGATTGAGCATCGATCTGGAACTGCAACGTTATGTGGATGCCCAGATGGGCGACCATGTCGGTTCCGTCATTGTCCTGGAGGCGGATACCGGTCAAATTTTGGCTTTGGTCAGCAAGCCGGCGTTCGACAACAATCTGTTTGTCACCAGCCTGAGCCATGCCGACTGGGCCGTGTTGCGGGATAATCCGGCCCACCCCCTGCAAAATCGCGCCATTCAAAGCGCCTACCCCCCGGGCTCCGTTTTCAAGTTGGTCATTGCCGGCGCGGCGCTGACGGAGAGGACAGCCGTACCCAGCGATCGGGTATTCTGTTCCGGCGGGCTTCGTCTCGGCAATCGACTTTTTCGGTGCTGGGAGCGGCGCGGCCATGGATGGATGGACATGAACCGGGGGCTGGTGCAATCCTGCGACACCTATTTCTACACCCTGGGGGATAAGCTTGGAGTGGATCGAATGCATCCTTATTCTGTACAGAGCGGGTTCGGCGTGCGTACCGGCATCGATCTTCCTCATGAATCCAGCGGACTTGTCCCGAGCCGTGAATGGAAGCGACGCCGCTTCAATGAGCCCTGGCATCGCGGAGAAAATTTCAACATGTCCATTGGCCAGGGATTTATGCTCACCACTCCGATTCAAGTAGCCAGATACAACGCAGCTTTGATCAACGGCGGCAAGCTGCTCAAACCCCAGTTGCTGGCCGATGCCGACCCTGAAGTGCAGAGCGAACTTCCCTTGCAGGCATCCCACCGTGACTTCCTGGTGCAAACCATGGTCAATACCGTCGAAGATGGTCGAGGAACTGCTCGCCGCATCTCCAGACCGGATGTTCGGCTGGGCGCCAAAACAGGGACGGCACAGGTCGTCAGGTTGATGGCCGAATACGAGAAGGCCAAGCTTCAGGACATTCCCTACCATCTCCGGGATCATGCCTGGATGACGTCCTTCGGGCAGAAGGACGGCCGCAGCTATGTGATAGTGGCCATGATCGAACATGGCGGAGGCGGAGGTTCCACCGCGGGTCCGATCATCAAAACCATTTACGACTATCTGTTTCCCAAGGATCAATTCCATGACGCTGGTTGA
- the rodA gene encoding rod shape-determining protein RodA: MTLVDRRLISHFDWTLMGLALILFALGVVNLYSASGFRMEDGITLTSSFYRKQLYWGMIGLGGMIFFLLVDYRHLHTLAWPLFILTILTLLATLFWGKTIMGAKRWLDLGLFNFQSSEFAKISLLVICAKLLSQDQGKLGWNQLLMFAAIGLVPALLIVKQPDLGSAITLLLILGGMILFRGVRGPVLKVLALITPAVLPLGWYFLHDYQRLRILGFLDPSNDPLGSGYHIIQSQIAVGSGQLWGRGFLEGTQSQLRFLPEKHTDFALAVLGEEWGFIGCFILLLLLSLFLLNIVRTAAEAKDYFGCYLAVGIFFYFFWQITINMGMVLGLMPVVGIPLPLISYGGTSTLTSFCLIGLALNVSMRRFFFKKN; encoded by the coding sequence ATGACGCTGGTTGATCGTCGATTGATCTCCCATTTTGACTGGACCCTCATGGGCTTGGCCCTGATTCTTTTCGCATTGGGCGTCGTCAACCTGTATTCGGCCAGCGGCTTCCGCATGGAAGACGGCATCACTCTGACCTCCTCGTTTTACCGCAAGCAATTGTACTGGGGCATGATCGGCCTGGGCGGCATGATCTTTTTTTTGTTGGTCGACTACCGTCATTTGCACACCCTGGCCTGGCCGTTGTTTATCCTGACCATTCTCACGCTCTTGGCGACGCTTTTCTGGGGAAAGACCATCATGGGAGCCAAGCGCTGGCTGGATTTGGGACTCTTTAATTTTCAGTCCAGTGAATTTGCAAAAATTTCCCTGCTTGTTATCTGCGCGAAACTTCTCTCCCAGGATCAGGGCAAGCTCGGGTGGAACCAACTGCTGATGTTCGCGGCCATCGGCCTGGTGCCGGCTTTGCTCATTGTCAAACAGCCTGATCTCGGCTCAGCGATCACGCTGCTCTTGATTCTCGGAGGCATGATTCTGTTTCGGGGTGTGCGCGGGCCGGTGTTGAAAGTGTTGGCACTGATTACTCCGGCAGTTCTTCCTCTTGGATGGTATTTTTTGCATGACTATCAGCGCCTGCGCATCCTTGGATTTCTTGATCCGAGCAATGACCCCCTGGGATCGGGCTACCATATCATTCAATCCCAGATAGCCGTTGGTTCCGGCCAATTGTGGGGACGGGGCTTTTTGGAAGGCACCCAAAGTCAATTGCGCTTTTTACCGGAAAAGCATACTGACTTCGCACTCGCCGTACTCGGTGAAGAGTGGGGATTCATCGGCTGCTTCATTCTTTTGCTGTTGCTCAGTCTATTTTTGTTAAATATTGTCCGCACCGCTGCGGAAGCCAAGGACTATTTTGGCTGTTACCTTGCTGTAGGAATCTTTTTCTATTTTTTTTGGCAGATCACTATTAATATGGGCATGGTTCTCGGTTTGATGCCCGTGGTGGGCATCCCGCTTCCGCTGATCAGCTACGGCGGCACTTCCACCTTGACCAGTTTCTGTCTGATTGGGCTCGCCCTGAACGTGTCCATGCGGCGTTTCTTTTTCAAAAAAAACTGA
- a CDS encoding bactofilin family protein: MAKDEINAFLGAGTSYEGKLQFQGSVRIDGNFLGRIDSEGTLIVGQDAKIDGEVNVGSLILSGFLKGQVIADNKVILNKTANMTGTMRTPSLVIEEGAVLDGEVIMSKRNEANLPAEEFVAQP, encoded by the coding sequence ATGGCCAAGGACGAAATCAACGCGTTCCTGGGGGCGGGAACTTCGTATGAGGGAAAGTTGCAGTTTCAAGGTTCGGTCCGGATCGACGGCAATTTTTTGGGACGAATTGATTCGGAAGGAACTCTTATCGTCGGGCAGGACGCAAAGATCGACGGCGAGGTGAATGTCGGCAGCTTGATTCTCAGCGGCTTTCTTAAAGGTCAAGTCATTGCCGACAACAAGGTGATCTTGAACAAAACAGCGAACATGACGGGAACGATGCGCACGCCGAGCTTGGTAATTGAGGAAGGAGCGGTTCTGGATGGGGAAGTGATCATGTCCAAAAGGAACGAGGCAAACTTGCCCGCGGAAGAATTCGTAGCACAACCCTGA
- a CDS encoding ATP synthase F0 subunit B produces MIDVNISMVIQLINFFIVLAVLNAVLYRPIRAVIKKRGQRMAAQLSDVENFTAQAREKIKSYEDALTAARQNGVDIRARLKDEGFQEEAVLLENANSAAAQHLKAARNDAASQVRASQKALTSRVEDYAQKVTKKVVGWAV; encoded by the coding sequence ATGATTGATGTCAACATTTCGATGGTCATTCAGCTCATCAACTTCTTCATCGTTTTGGCGGTCTTGAATGCTGTCCTCTACCGACCCATCCGTGCCGTCATCAAAAAACGCGGGCAGAGAATGGCCGCGCAATTGAGCGATGTGGAAAACTTTACCGCTCAAGCCCGTGAAAAAATTAAATCCTACGAAGACGCATTGACCGCCGCCCGGCAGAATGGAGTTGATATTCGTGCCCGACTCAAGGATGAAGGGTTTCAGGAAGAAGCAGTGCTGCTGGAGAATGCCAACAGCGCGGCAGCTCAACATTTGAAAGCCGCCCGGAATGATGCCGCATCACAGGTGCGCGCGAGTCAGAAAGCGCTTACATCCCGGGTAGAGGATTATGCGCAAAAAGTCACAAAGAAAGTTGTCGGCTGGGCCGTGTAA
- the atpF gene encoding F0F1 ATP synthase subunit B, translating into MKRIAIFLIMVIMVLVSAGLAWSAAEAGDMAKWRDFMWRVINFIIFVAILYWAAGKRIGKLLSDRREKIRDELVELDERRTEADKKLQEVEAQIKDLGTQREKVLADFQQQGEALKQAIIAQAHEKAALIKAQAESSATQEYKLATDKLREELADMVIEAAEKMIQGQLTKEGHEKLIQQSLTRVVLH; encoded by the coding sequence TTGAAACGAATAGCAATTTTTTTGATCATGGTAATTATGGTGCTTGTGAGCGCCGGCTTGGCATGGTCTGCCGCGGAGGCAGGGGACATGGCCAAGTGGAGAGATTTCATGTGGCGGGTGATCAACTTTATCATCTTCGTCGCGATTCTCTACTGGGCAGCTGGGAAGCGCATCGGGAAGCTCCTCTCAGATCGTCGCGAGAAGATTCGTGATGAACTGGTGGAACTTGATGAGCGCCGAACCGAAGCTGACAAGAAACTTCAGGAAGTGGAGGCCCAAATCAAGGATCTGGGCACTCAACGCGAAAAGGTCCTGGCGGATTTTCAGCAGCAGGGGGAAGCGCTGAAGCAGGCAATAATCGCGCAGGCACATGAGAAAGCCGCCCTGATCAAGGCTCAGGCCGAGTCTTCCGCCACCCAGGAGTACAAGCTGGCAACGGACAAGCTGCGTGAGGAGCTTGCGGATATGGTCATCGAGGCTGCTGAGAAGATGATTCAGGGCCAGTTGACCAAGGAAGGCCATGAAAAATTGATCCAACAATCCTTAACAAGGGTGGTGCTGCATTGA
- the atpH gene encoding ATP synthase F1 subunit delta, which yields MIGNLVARRYARALFSLGLAQGDAKLVAYGENLSGLVEALNESPQLDRIFRNPVFKVAEKKAVVDAILSKIKPQQMIVNFCHLLADNNRLGFLADIQAYYAELLDEHQGIARGKMITAIDLEPEIQAQLKNSLEEKTSRQLILDYAVDPQILGGLILKIGDRVLDASLRAQLVAMRETIKRGE from the coding sequence TTGATTGGAAACCTGGTGGCGCGAAGATATGCCCGGGCTTTGTTCTCCTTGGGTTTGGCTCAGGGAGATGCGAAACTCGTCGCCTACGGCGAGAATCTTTCCGGGTTGGTTGAGGCCTTGAACGAGTCGCCACAACTGGACCGCATATTCCGTAATCCTGTATTTAAGGTAGCAGAAAAGAAAGCGGTGGTTGATGCGATTCTTTCAAAAATTAAACCTCAGCAGATGATCGTGAATTTTTGTCATCTTCTTGCTGACAACAACAGATTAGGTTTTCTTGCCGACATCCAGGCCTATTACGCCGAACTGCTGGATGAGCATCAAGGCATAGCTCGCGGCAAAATGATTACGGCCATCGACTTGGAGCCGGAAATCCAGGCACAGCTGAAGAATTCACTGGAGGAAAAGACCAGCCGCCAGTTGATTCTCGACTATGCGGTCGACCCGCAAATTCTGGGTGGATTGATATTGAAAATTGGGGACAGGGTATTGGATGCCAGCCTTCGGGCCCAACTGGTCGCGATGAGAGAAACCATCAAGAGGGGTGAGTAA
- the atpA gene encoding F0F1 ATP synthase subunit alpha, with protein MQIKADEISKIIESQIQNYEQRVEMSETGVVLSVGDGIARVYGVENAMAMELLEFTGGVYGMVLNLEEDNVGVALLGEDTHIKEGDTVKRTGRIFSVPVGDPVVGRVIDPLGNPLDGLGPIEGKEFRKVEIKAPGIVARKSVHEPMYTGLKAVDAMTPIGRGQRELVIGDRQIGKTALCLDAILAQKDSDIFCFYVAIGQKKSTVALVVDTLRKYGAMEYTTVISATASEPASLQYIAAYAGCTMAEYYRDSGKHALIIYDDLSKQAVAYRQMSLLLRRPPGREAFPGDIFYNHSRLLERAAKVNDSLGAGSLTALPIIETQAGDVSAYIPTNVISITDGQVYLEPSLFYAGVRPAINVGLSVSRVGGAAQIKAMKQVAGTLRLDLAQYRELAAFAQFGSDLDKSTQQRLNRGMRLVELLKQPQYQPMTVAEQVVSLYAGTRGLMDDLPVSSVAKFETELQEYMRNQRPDILDAIKTKQALDADLEAKLREAIEAVKKTFQAE; from the coding sequence ATGCAAATTAAAGCAGATGAAATCAGCAAAATCATTGAAAGCCAGATTCAAAATTACGAACAGCGCGTGGAGATGAGCGAGACTGGTGTCGTTCTCTCCGTCGGTGACGGCATTGCACGTGTTTATGGTGTGGAAAACGCCATGGCCATGGAGTTGCTGGAGTTCACCGGCGGCGTCTACGGGATGGTGTTGAACCTGGAAGAAGACAACGTCGGTGTCGCTCTACTGGGTGAAGACACGCACATCAAGGAAGGCGACACTGTAAAACGTACCGGACGGATTTTCTCCGTTCCCGTAGGTGATCCGGTCGTCGGGCGTGTCATCGACCCGTTGGGCAACCCTCTGGACGGCTTGGGCCCCATTGAAGGTAAAGAATTCCGTAAGGTTGAAATCAAGGCCCCTGGAATTGTTGCCAGAAAATCAGTTCATGAGCCCATGTACACAGGGTTGAAGGCCGTTGACGCCATGACGCCCATCGGCCGCGGACAGCGCGAACTTGTCATCGGCGACCGTCAGATCGGCAAGACGGCGCTTTGCCTGGATGCCATCCTGGCCCAGAAAGACAGTGATATTTTCTGCTTCTACGTCGCCATTGGGCAAAAGAAATCCACAGTTGCCCTGGTCGTGGACACGCTCCGCAAGTACGGCGCGATGGAATACACCACGGTTATTTCAGCTACGGCTTCCGAGCCCGCATCGCTGCAGTACATCGCCGCCTATGCCGGTTGCACCATGGCTGAATACTACAGAGACAGCGGCAAGCACGCCCTGATCATATACGACGATTTGTCCAAGCAGGCCGTCGCCTACCGGCAGATGTCCCTCCTGCTGCGCCGCCCTCCAGGCCGCGAAGCCTTCCCCGGCGACATTTTCTACAACCACTCCCGCTTGCTTGAGCGTGCGGCCAAAGTCAACGACAGCTTGGGCGCCGGATCTCTGACCGCTCTGCCGATCATTGAAACCCAGGCCGGCGACGTATCCGCCTACATCCCGACCAACGTTATCTCCATCACGGACGGTCAGGTGTATCTCGAGCCCAGCTTGTTCTACGCCGGTGTTCGGCCCGCGATCAACGTCGGTCTGTCCGTTTCCCGCGTTGGTGGAGCCGCTCAGATCAAGGCGATGAAGCAGGTTGCTGGTACATTGCGTCTGGATTTGGCCCAGTATCGTGAATTGGCCGCTTTCGCTCAGTTCGGATCGGACTTGGACAAATCCACTCAGCAACGTCTCAACCGCGGCATGCGTCTGGTTGAATTGCTGAAACAGCCTCAGTATCAGCCCATGACAGTTGCCGAACAGGTAGTCTCACTCTATGCCGGTACCCGAGGTCTTATGGACGATCTCCCTGTTTCATCCGTTGCCAAGTTCGAAACCGAACTGCAGGAATACATGCGCAATCAGCGACCGGACATTCTGGATGCCATCAAAACCAAGCAGGCTCTGGATGCGGATCTTGAAGCGAAACTGCGCGAGGCTATCGAAGCGGTAAAGAAGACCTTCCAGGCTGAATAA